In Quercus robur chromosome 10, dhQueRobu3.1, whole genome shotgun sequence, a genomic segment contains:
- the LOC126702133 gene encoding purple acid phosphatase 17-like, with protein MAVLNQRSMARCLLFAYTFGLCFFYTSAELQRFEHPTKVDKSLSFLVVGDWGRRGAFNQSEVAFQMGIIGEKLDIDFVVSTGDNFYDNGLTSEEDKAFEESFTKIYTAKSLQKQWYSVLGNHDYRGNAEAQLSPVLRKIDSRWLCLRSFIVNSELAEILFVDTTPFVKAYFTDAEGHTYDWGGIKSRKAYISNLLKEVESTLKESTAKWKIVVGHHTIRSVGHHGDTNELTKWLLPILQANNVDFYMNGHDHCLEHISDSDSPVQFLTSGAGSKAWRGDIKGLNRGGLNFFYDGQGFMSAQFTKTEAEIVFYDVIGKVLHRWNMVKQLHQSI; from the exons ATGGCAGTTCTCAATCAAAGATCCATGGCTCGGTGCCTTCTTTTTGCCTACACCTTTGGCCTTTGTTTCTTCTATACATCAGCAGAGCTTCAAAGATTTGAACACCCCACAAAAGTGGATAAATCGCTTAGCTTTTTGGTCGTTGGAGACTGGGGAAGAAGAGGGGCTTTCAATCAATCTGAAGTTGCTTTCCAG ATGGGAATTATTGGAGAGAAGCTAGACATCGATTTTGTAGTATCCACCGGAGATAATTTCTATGATAATGGATTGACTAGTGAAGAAGACAAAGCATTTGAGGAGTCATTTACCAAGATCTACACAGCCAAGAGCCTGCAGAAGCAGTGGTACAGCG TATTGGGAAACCATGATTATAGGGGCAATGCAGAGGCACAATTGAGCCCAGTCCTCAGGAAAATTGATAGTAGATGGCTTTGCCTTAGATCTTTTATCGTGAACTCTG aattaGCTGAGATTTTATTTGTAGACACCACTCCTTTTGTCAAAGCATACTTCACTGATGCGGAGGGCCATACTTATGATTGGGGAGGCATCAAATCTCGCAAGGCTTACATTTCAAACCTATTAAAG GAGGTAGAATCAACATTGAAGGAATCAACTGCAAAGTGGAAGATTGTTGTTGGTCACCACACCATTAGAAGTGTTGGACATCACGGTGATACAAACGAACTTACAAAGTGGCTTCTCCCAATTCTTCAG GCCAACAATGTTGATTTTTACATGAATGGGCATGACCATTGCCTTGAGCATATCAGTGACTCAGACAG CCCTGTACAATTTCTAACTAGTGGAGCTGGGTCCAAGGCATGGAGGGGAGACATTAAAGGACTGAACAGAGGTGGTCTAAACTTCTTCTATGATGGACAGGGTTTCATGTCTGCGCAGTTTACCAAGACGGAGGCAGAGATTGTATTCTATGACGTTATTGGAAAGGTTTTGCATAGGTGGAATATGGTGAAGCAGCTTCACCAATCCATATAA